The genomic segment TCGTCGCCGGACTTCTCGACGAGTTTGTCTATCTCGTCCAGCATGATGACGACGACGCGTTCGTTGTAGTCGACGGCGTCGAAAAACGTCGAGTAGACGCGGTCGGTCGGCCACCCCGTCATCGGCACCGTCTCCATCTCCTCTCGGTCGGTCTCCAACTGGTCGATTCGCTCCTCGACGTCCGACAGCGAGTCGAACGCGGTGTCCGCCAGCAGGTCCGGCGTCTCTCGCGCACGCGTGCGAAGGTCTTCCAGACGGTCGAGTTCGTCCTCGATGACGCCGAAGTTCTTCTCGATGAACTTGTTGGCCAGTTGGGCGAGGACACGGTACTGGGTGTCCGTCACCTCGCAGTTGATGTACTCGACTTCGCAGGGGACGTCGTACTTCTGGGAGGTCGACTCCAGTTCCTGACTGACGAACTTCGCACTCGCCGTCTTCCCCGTCCCCGTCTTCCCGTAGATGAGGATGTTCGACGGCGTCTCCCCGCGGAGGGCGGAGACGAGAATCGTCGCCATCTGATTTATCTGCTCGGTTCGGTGGGGGAGTTCGTGCGGCGTGTACGACGGGCGCAGGACCTCCTTGTTCTCGAAGATGGGTTCACCCGAGAGCAGGTCGTCGAACAGGCCGCGACTGTCGCTGCCGCCCTCGTCGAGGACGACTTCGTCGAGACTCACGTCCGTCGACGGGTCGTCCGCCACCTCGTCGTCGGCCCCACTCGGTCCGATACTCTCCTGGATGTCGATGTCCTCGGCGGTGACCGGGTCGTCCCCCGCGTCGTCGCTTACCGGTCCGTCGCTCTCCGCGTCGTCGTCCGTCGTCCCCCCGCTCTCCGCGTCGGCCCCTCGGTCGTCGTCCGCGACGGTACCGTCGTCACCGACGCGTTCGCCGTCGCTCTCGCCGTCGGCGTCGGACGAGGCGGAGGCGGACGACTCGCGGCCGTCGCCGGACGGAGCGTCGTCGGCCGTCGAGTGATTCGTCCGCCCTTCGCCGTCGTCGTCGTCGCGTCTCGATGTATCGTCGTCCATGCGTGAATCCCCCCTATTTCGACTGGAAGACGCTCCGTCAGCGGCCCGCAACCGGCAGAATGCCGCGTGAAACTGCGGCATTCGGTGAGAAGGCCGACGGTGGAACGTCCAGATGATGCAGACGAACCAGACGAACAGGTGCTACAAAAAACTTGTCTATCAGTAGCCCCGTGTCCGTCGGTGAGTCCCCAGAAGTACCGGTGCTAAATACAAGGACACTAGTAGAATATAGTGATTCGAGCCGATGTATGAGGCTATACGGACGAAACGGCGGGGTTCGTCGAATCGACCCGTGACCGAATAGAGAGAAAGCGTCGTCGT from the Halogeometricum rufum genome contains:
- a CDS encoding Cdc6/Cdc18 family protein — translated: MDDDTSRRDDDDGEGRTNHSTADDAPSGDGRESSASASSDADGESDGERVGDDGTVADDDRGADAESGGTTDDDAESDGPVSDDAGDDPVTAEDIDIQESIGPSGADDEVADDPSTDVSLDEVVLDEGGSDSRGLFDDLLSGEPIFENKEVLRPSYTPHELPHRTEQINQMATILVSALRGETPSNILIYGKTGTGKTASAKFVSQELESTSQKYDVPCEVEYINCEVTDTQYRVLAQLANKFIEKNFGVIEDELDRLEDLRTRARETPDLLADTAFDSLSDVEERIDQLETDREEMETVPMTGWPTDRVYSTFFDAVDYNERVVVIMLDEIDKLVEKSGDDTLYNLSRMNSELDNSRISIMGISNDLKFTDFLDPRVKSSLGEEEIVFPPYDANQLRDILQHRADVAFKSGALTEDVIPLCAAFAAQEHGDARRALDLLRTAGELAERGQADTVEEAHVRQAQDKIELDRVVEVVRTLPTQSKIVLFAIILLEKNGVRNINTGEVFNIYKRLCEEIDADILTQRRVTDLISELDMLGIVNAVVVSKGRYGRTKEISLSVPIDETEAVLLSDSRLGDIENAQPFVQARFDN